From the Syntrophobacterales bacterium genome, the window CCGTCCCTCAGAACCATAGCTCGAATCCTTGCCCATCTCGGCTTGACCCACGGTCGCACCGGTCATTATCCATAGCTCCCACTATTTTCCGTGGCCAGCCTTCCCTCAATTATCGAGGCCACTCTCATCCACATCGCCCGCCTCTATCGCCGCCTTCCCCGTTACGCCCTGCTTGATTGCGGCAATGAGTTTCCGCTTGTGGTCTGAAACCTGCCCTTCATAGGGTTTATTTGTGCCCTCGTAGTTCGCCGCGTCCGGCCAGAGATGTTGAAAGATTGTCTCTCTCCGGACATATTTTTCGGGTGTCTGTGCCAAGAGGAGCAGATAGCTGAAAGAGATAGGGCGCAGCATAACGGAGACGCTGCGGTAGAAGAATAGTTCCTGATATTCATCGAGGAGAATCGCGGGCGGATCCGTGATTAAATCCTGAAGATTCTCGGTAGTGGCAAGTCTGTCGTGGAAAAGGGAAAGCAGGCGCTTGTCTCTGAGTATCTCGGGGAGTGGGCAGGGAAAACCGTTATTTTCATTGCCTGCGAATTGATGTTGAAGAAGCTGGAGCAACCGTTCGCCCAATAGTTGCGGCAGCCGGTGCACGAAATCCGACAGCAGCAACGCGTCGATCATATCCGGTGCATGGTGGCAATCATCAATGAGGCGTTTAAGGATGGTACAGCTCAAGCACTCCAGGCGAATCGATTTGGGACTTGCC encodes:
- a CDS encoding helix-turn-helix domain-containing protein, with translation MNNRNSGDLGKKETLDPADRRTACLPVPKTGIRRHRGAASPKSIRLECLSCTILKRLIDDCHHAPDMIDALLLSDFVHRLPQLLGERLLQLLQHQFAGNENNGFPCPLPEILRDKRLLSLFHDRLATTENLQDLITDPPAILLDEYQELFFYRSVSVMLRPISFSYLLLLAQTPEKYVRRETIFQHLWPDAANYEGTNKPYEGQVSDHKRKLIAAIKQGVTGKAAIEAGDVDESGLDN